GTTGCTCCCGAGGGTTAATCCCAGTCCCAATGAGGGGGTGTTGCTCCAGTTCAGGTCTCCGTTGATAAGACCTGGTGTTCGACTGTAACGCGCCGAGCCATTGATATTGAGGTTGGATTTTAGCGATTTTACCGGCAACCCAAACGAGCCAAACACCCTCACCCCGAGTTGACCGTCGAGGTTTACCGGCTGCACCAATTGCGCCCCGCGCGGTAACGGCACTCCACCGGCCAGCACCGTATCCGTTCGTGCAACAGTAGTGGCATCGCCGATAAAGTTGTTGGTGTACGAAAAGCCTCCGCCGATAAATGAGGTAGTTGATTTTTCAGGATTAGACGCCGCGTAGCGCATAAACATACCGTGGCGGTAGTCCTGCTTCAAATCGGGATTGCCTATGGTGAGGCGCACGGGGTTGCTGTTGTTCACCACGTTTTGCAATTGCTGAATAGACGGCGGATTGTTGCTTGCGCGGTAAAACAGCCTGAAGTTTCTGTTTCGGTCAAACTTATAGGTGATCCGGGCATTGGGCAGCACAGCGTTAAAATTCTGTAAGCCGTCCAGGGCCACAGGAAATTGTTGCACTGCCGACAGCTCTGCCCACTGGTAGGAAAGCCCGAGGGTGATTTGCAATTTTTCCCAATTGTGCCTGTATTCGGTTCCGAGGCGCTGGGTGTGATAGGTGCTCTCAAACACGTTGTTCAACAGGCTATCGCGAAGGTCGTACGCGCCCGTAAGCGGATTGCGGCTGAACACCTCGTTGCGCGAATCACTGATGGTATAGCTGGAATTCCAACTCACCTGAATCATGCCTTTCTCTCCTACAGGCTCGGTATAGGCCACGTTGGACGACACATTGTAGCCCTCAACAAAAAGCTGCCCTTCCTGGTCGAGGCTGTCCACAAAGAGACTGTCTTCAAAAAAACGGTTCTCCGAAAACAGGAAGTTTTGTCCACGGTCGCGGTTGTACCCCGGCGTGAGCTGTACTGAAAGGGTTCGGCGCGGGGTGCGAAATTTGTGCTGAAAGAGAATGGGCGCCGAGATATTGAGCGACTGTAATTCTGTGTCGAAGCCGCGATCCACAGTATTCAATAAACCCGACACATCGCGGTTCGCGCCGAGCAGAGAGCTGTTTCCCCTGCTGGAAGTGTAGGTAACCGAAGGCGTAAAAATTACCGAATTCATGGAGTCTATTTCGTACTCGAGGCGCATGTTTACGCGGTGCTGATCGGTAATTTCGTTCAGTTCTTCGCGCTCATCGTAGTTCAGTCCATCGGAATCGGGCAGCACAAACTCCCGAAAAATGCTGTTCTCCACAACGCGGTCGGTGCGGTTGTAGAAGTAGCTAGCGTTGATTTTGAGCTTCTTGCCCCACTCGTCCGAAAAATTCAATCCACCGGCTGTAGTAGTGGCAATGCCGTCGCGGGCGTTAATGGCAAAGTTTCCGGTTCCGCCGCCAAAACGTCCTCGTCCACCCCGACCACCGCGACCTCCTCCTGCTGCACCCGCCACGCCGGAGAGGTCATCCGGAGAAAAGTTCTGCTGGTTAATGTTGTTGGTTTGAAAAAGGAGGGTAATGCGGCGCGCGTCGTTGAAAAAGTTGACGTTACCCCCGGCTTTGTATCGCCCTTCGTCGCCATAACCGCCGTACACCCGGCCAAAGGTTCCGTTTCGGAATTCGGGCTTGGTAACGATGTTGATGGTTTTACCTTCCTCACCGTCGTCAAATCCTGTAAAGCGCGACTGATCGCTTTTGTAATCCGATATCTGGATTTTATCCACCACCTCTGCCGGTAAGTTGCGGAGTGTGGCACGGGCGTCTTCGCCAAAAAAGGGCTTCCCATCCACCATTACCTGCTTTACTTCCTCGCCCTGGGCCTGCACCTGTCCACCCTCGATGCTGACTCCGGGCATTTTCAGAATCAGGTCTTCGGTATCGGCATCGGGGTTCACCTTAAAGGCCCCTGCGTTGAACTCCGTGGTATCACCGCGTTGCACACTTTGGTGTATTTGTTCTTCCACCTCCACGGCTTGCAGCGCAATGGCAGAGCGCTCCAGCACGACAGTTACATTGCTTCGGTCGCCGGTACGCACATCAACATCACGGTACTGCGGGTGGTAACCCAAAAAGCTGGTTCGCAGCAGGTAGACACCGGAATTAAGCCCCTCTATGGCAAATTCACCCTCGGCATTGGTAACGGTGCCGCGCACCAGCGATGAATCGGCCGGCTGCAGCAGGGCCACATTGGCGCCTGGTAAGCTGATTTGGGTTTCCATATCAAGCACGGCACCGCGGATGCTCCGCGTTTGTGCCGAAAGCAACACAGGCAACATCACTGCAAACAACACCGCGAAGATTCTACGAGCCGTCAAATTCTTATAGATAATGGGGGTTAAACCACCGAAAGGCGTGTGGGTTTAATGAGGGGCGAAGTTAGCTCTATTACCGTTAAACGCGGTATGAAATTTGGTGAAGTATTCATACACAGATTATTCACCAAAACCAATCACCATGAGAACAATACTTACACTTTTCGTTGCTTCGATCTTGCTTTCCACAGCGGCATACGGCCAGGGCACGGGCATTCAATCCATCTACATCATTCCAACCAATCCCAGTGAGGGAGATTCGGTGTACCTGGTAGTGGAAGCCGTATTACCCCATTCAGGGTGTTCTGTTTCTTCCTTTTCTGTGGAGATTGACCCTAACGATGGCTCCATCACGGTTATGGCCAACTATTGGATTGGGATGCTCACGGCAGAATGCCCAACAACAGACACCCTGGCACTGGGTGTATTTGAGGCAGGCAGTTACGAGCTCAACTTTTACGGCGGTTATGTTGACGGCGACTTTGTGGGAACCGTCGGGACAGCATCTACCTCATTTGTGGTGGGAGACCCGACCGGCATCAACTCTTCTGAGTGGATGTTTACTGAGGTAAATCTGTTTCCCAATCCGGCCAGGGAATTGTTGAATGTATCGATGCGCATTGACAACCCCACCGAACTCAACTTTGAGATTTACGATGTTTCGGGTAAACTGATTGCCACGCCTCAATCGGGTTTCAAGGCCCACGGAGAACATCTGGTAGTTGTACCTGTATCGCAACTCCCCACTGGGTTGTACCTGTTGAAGATATCATCAGCAGAACACGCATTTACCACAAGGTTTATCAGAGAGTAGTTTGATTGACCATCCGGGCTCTTTCATAAATGATTAACCGGGAAGCATCGGCTCCCTTTCGTCCTCGTTTGTCAGGAGGACGTACGAGAATGCCTTTTAAAACAGTACTTAAGCCTCCCCAAACAAAAAGGCGCCTCATGGGCGCCTTTTTGTAAACCTGCTAGGAAAAATTTGAAACCATCACAACTCTAAGTTCCTCTCTTAAGTTGCACAGGTAAAACGGGGGACTTGTAAATGGTTGCCAGCTTTACTCGAAAAAATTTCGCCATGCCCTTCCATCGCTTGTAAACAGAAGGCTACCACGAAAAAATAGTTTCCGGCAGGGCAAGCAGAACCATGGAAACAGCAGTTACCAAAAGTATAAACCGCCACATCCACCGCAGCCATACGGTGTAGGGGATTCCGGCAATGCTCAAAATACCCATGGTTACTCCACTGGTGGGAATCACCATGTTCAGCAATCCATCTCCCATCTGAAAGGCCAGCACAGCCGACTGCCGCGACACTCCAATAATGTCTGCAAGCGGTGTCATCACCGGCATGGTAATGGCCGCCTGACCCGATCCGGAAGGCACCACAATGTTGAGCAAGCCCTGGGTTACAAACATCACCTGCACCGAAATAGCGGGCGGCAGATCGCGCACCACGCCGGCCAATGCAAAGAGAATGGTGTCTATAATCTGTCCGTCTTCCGCAACCACCAGGATACTCTTGGAGATTCCTATAATCAGCGCAGCGGTGAGCATATCCTTGGTTCCGTTGGTGAAAGCTTTCACCGTATCGGCAAGCCCGAGGTGCGAAATCACCGCCGAAACCAAGCCGAGTGCGATAAACAGGGCAGCAATTTCGTCAATGTACCAGTCCATGGCATTGGCGCCGTACATCAGCAACCCCAGCGAAAGCAGAAAAAGCAGCACAATCACTTTCCGACGTCCGTTAAAGGGTATTTCTTCGGGTTCTTCGTGACTGGTTTCCAGGCCGGATATGCCGTGCAACAAGCTATTTTCGGGCGATTTCTCGAGACGTCGCACGTACCACATCACAAAGAGAATCCCTAATAATGTGTACACAGCCCACACTACCCAGCGGTATTCCCATCCGCTAAAAAGAGGCAGTTCAGCAATACCCTGGGCGATACCCACGGTAAAGGGGTTCACGGCTGCACCGGCAAAACCCATGGATGCACCCACAAACGGAATGGCCACTCCCACGATGGCATCATAGCCCAGCGAGCGCGCCAATGGTAGCGTAATGAGGATGAAAACCAAAATCTCCTCGGCCATACCAAAGGTTCCGCCTGCAAATGCAAAGAGCAGCATGAGAATGGGAATGACCCATTTTTTGAGTCGCGGACTTCTTCGCGCTGCCCGTAGCACTTGTTGCAAAGCGGCATCCAGCGCACCTGTGGCGGTTACCATAGAAAAAGCACCTCCCACCAGCAACACAAAACCAATGATATGGGCTGCGCTCACAAAGCCCCGGATGGG
The Cryomorphaceae bacterium DNA segment above includes these coding regions:
- a CDS encoding TonB-dependent receptor, which encodes MLPVLLSAQTRSIRGAVLDMETQISLPGANVALLQPADSSLVRGTVTNAEGEFAIEGLNSGVYLLRTSFLGYHPQYRDVDVRTGDRSNVTVVLERSAIALQAVEVEEQIHQSVQRGDTTEFNAGAFKVNPDADTEDLILKMPGVSIEGGQVQAQGEEVKQVMVDGKPFFGEDARATLRNLPAEVVDKIQISDYKSDQSRFTGFDDGEEGKTINIVTKPEFRNGTFGRVYGGYGDEGRYKAGGNVNFFNDARRITLLFQTNNINQQNFSPDDLSGVAGAAGGGRGGRGGRGRFGGGTGNFAINARDGIATTTAGGLNFSDEWGKKLKINASYFYNRTDRVVENSIFREFVLPDSDGLNYDEREELNEITDQHRVNMRLEYEIDSMNSVIFTPSVTYTSSRGNSSLLGANRDVSGLLNTVDRGFDTELQSLNISAPILFQHKFRTPRRTLSVQLTPGYNRDRGQNFLFSENRFFEDSLFVDSLDQEGQLFVEGYNVSSNVAYTEPVGEKGMIQVSWNSSYTISDSRNEVFSRNPLTGAYDLRDSLLNNVFESTYHTQRLGTEYRHNWEKLQITLGLSYQWAELSAVQQFPVALDGLQNFNAVLPNARITYKFDRNRNFRLFYRASNNPPSIQQLQNVVNNSNPVRLTIGNPDLKQDYRHGMFMRYAASNPEKSTTSFIGGGFSYTNNFIGDATTVARTDTVLAGGVPLPRGAQLVQPVNLDGQLGVRVFGSFGLPVKSLKSNLNINGSARYSRTPGLINGDLNWSNTPSLGLGLTLGSNISESVDFTLSSNTAHNWVFNTLQPELNSSFWSQRTRGEVIVILFKSVVFTLSADHQYFDGLSEGFNQNFVLLNSGLGYKFLKNRRAELRLQAFDLLGANVSVQREFSDVFIEDRQVNVLQRFFMLTFTYNIRNFSGPLPGSEQRQMWR
- a CDS encoding T9SS C-terminal target domain-containing protein encodes the protein MRTILTLFVASILLSTAAYGQGTGIQSIYIIPTNPSEGDSVYLVVEAVLPHSGCSVSSFSVEIDPNDGSITVMANYWIGMLTAECPTTDTLALGVFEAGSYELNFYGGYVDGDFVGTVGTASTSFVVGDPTGINSSEWMFTEVNLFPNPARELLNVSMRIDNPTELNFEIYDVSGKLIATPQSGFKAHGEHLVVVPVSQLPTGLYLLKISSAEHAFTTRFIRE
- the yfcC gene encoding putative basic amino acid antiporter YfcC, producing the protein MTRMKSPDALVVVSVVLLFFVLLTWIVPAGSYDREVVDGKTMVMPGTYHSTDGNPQGIYDFLKAPIRGFVSAAHIIGFVLLVGGAFSMVTATGALDAALQQVLRAARRSPRLKKWVIPILMLLFAFAGGTFGMAEEILVFILITLPLARSLGYDAIVGVAIPFVGASMGFAGAAVNPFTVGIAQGIAELPLFSGWEYRWVVWAVYTLLGILFVMWYVRRLEKSPENSLLHGISGLETSHEEPEEIPFNGRRKVIVLLFLLSLGLLMYGANAMDWYIDEIAALFIALGLVSAVISHLGLADTVKAFTNGTKDMLTAALIIGISKSILVVAEDGQIIDTILFALAGVVRDLPPAISVQVMFVTQGLLNIVVPSGSGQAAITMPVMTPLADIIGVSRQSAVLAFQMGDGLLNMVIPTSGVTMGILSIAGIPYTVWLRWMWRFILLVTAVSMVLLALPETIFSW